The Culex quinquefasciatus strain JHB chromosome 2, VPISU_Cqui_1.0_pri_paternal, whole genome shotgun sequence genome contains the following window.
CCAATTATCCACCTGAGCGCTTCAGTGATCGCACCACACTCCGCAGCAAAGATACTGCTCAGATCACTGATTCTTCTTCGAACAACCAAGTCCCCTCTAACCATCGCGTAACCAACCCTGCCATCTTTCTTTGATCCATCGGTGAAAATTGTTTCACACAAGCGATATTCCGTGTTCCTTCGGGACACGAAGAGCTCCTTCAGTTGTGTTGAAGTTGCTCCGGCTCGTTCAGCTTCGAGTAATGTTTTGTCTATCCGGATCCGTCTGCGTTCCCAGGGGGGACACAATGGTAGTGTGAATATCTTCAGCTCGGGTAACGGTAGTTCCAGCTCTTCAAGTATCGCCTTTCCTCTTGTCTCAGCAGTTTCCACTCCACGTAGCGGACCTCGATGCCTAGTCGAATTCCACTCCTCTCCTGAACTGTTGCTATCGTAGCTGCTCTCGGTACTGCTTCCTGCTGATTGTGAGTCGTCTTCTGCTGGCTGGGTTCTGCTCTGTGCTGATATGGCTGCTTTTCTGGCGGCGTAGATCGCTGTCCGCTGTTCAAAGAACACTCTCAGGCTCGGGATTCCTGTTTCAGCTTGGAGACTATCTACAGGGCTGGTACGGAACGCACCACAGATAGCTCTCAAGCCTGTGTTGTGTGTTGGCTCGAGGATCTTCAGGACGTTGTCACTGACGGCAGCTGTTATAGGTGCTGCGTACAGGATTTTCTCCAACACTGTGGCTCTGTATAGCTTGATTAGAGTCTTCCTATCGCCGCCCCATGACCTACATGCTACACAACGGATAAGCTGGACTCGTTGTCGGCAAGCCGCTTTCACTTCCTCGCAGTGTGTCTTGAACAGTAAATGTTGATCCAGGATAACGCCCAAACATCGGTGCTGCTTTTTGGTTGGGATCAGGGTCCCATTCAGCTCCAGTGCAGCTCTGCTCGGTGGTTTCCTCGTTCCGTAGCTTCTAAAGATGACAGTAGCGCTTTTCTCCGCAGAAATTTTAAATCCCGTTGAGCTCTGCCAGCATTCCACCGCCTTCAGTGCAGCTTGCAAGTCGTTCTCAACTTCTTCAACATTTCGTCCACTGGCCAGCAGTACAACATCATCTGCGTACAAGAGTGTTGTTATGCTGGGCGGCATCCGTGCTACCAATGTGTTGATAGCCACCAAGAACAAGGTGACGCTCAGTACTGATCCTTGGCAGAGGCCTGTTTCCATGATCTTGCTTTGCGACAGCTGGCCGTTCACAAAAACTCTAAATGAGCGATTTTCCAGCATTCGGTCCAAGAATTTCAACATCAGACCTTCTATGTTCCAGTCACGCAGTTGGTTCAGGACCAGTCTTCTCCAGGTGGTATCGTACGCCTTGGTCACATCCAGAAAAATCCCCTGAACGTACTCCTTCTTGTTCCAGGCTGCTCGCACCACTTTCTCGAGCTCAGCCAAGTGGTCAACGGTAGTTTTTCCTTTCCGGAAGGCAAACTGGTGAGGATGCAGTAATCTTCTTGTCTCGATGATGTGAACTAGACGATTGTTGACCATTCGCTCAAACACCTTTCCCAGGCAACTGTTTAAGAAGATTGGCCTATAGTTACGAGGATTTGCTTTTTCACCACAATTTTTGAAGATAGGGATCACCAGCGATTCCGTCCATTCGGGTGGGTATACTGAACCGAGCCACAGCCGGTTGTACGCGTCAAGAAGCTGTCGTTTGCAATCCAACGGTAACTTTACGATCATGGAATAGTGGACAGTGTCAGGGCCTGGTGATGAGCCACGCAAACCTGCCGTTGCCTCTTCAAATTCAGTGAATAAAAAGGGCTTGTTGTACTCAGCACTCGTGTCAGCTGGGATTGACAGAGGAGTTTGCTCAACCTGATCCTTGAATGCGCGAAACTCGGGGCTGTAAGCATCGTTACTAGAGATGGAAGCGAAAGAGCTAGCCAGCGCCTCAGCAATATCTTCATCTTTAGACACAGTACCTCCTTCGGCTGTTATTGCACTGATACGGTTCGTTTTGCGCTTACCTTGGATCCGGCGGAAGTTCTCCCACACTTCTTTAACAGGTGTTTGCACTGTGAAGTCGTTGACGAAGTTGATCCACGAGGTCCGTTGTGCTTCCTGGATGACTTTGCGTGCATGAGAGCGGGCTGCTGAATTCTGCTGCAAGAGCCTCTTGATTCTCCAAGTTGTTCCGTTTGGCTGATTGCAGTGCACGCAAGGCTTTCTTCCTGCTCTTGACAGCGGAGGCCACCTCTTGGTTCCACCAAGGCACCGCCCTCTTGTTCACCATCCCCGTCGTTTTCGGTATAGTTTGTTCCGCTGCTTCAAGTATTTTCTGGGTAATGCTGGAGATTTGTTGTGTAGCTGTAGGCATGAGGGGCTGCACTGTTGTCTGGAATGTCTCCCAGTCTGCTTCCTCGATCTTCCATTTGGGTCGCGTTCGGATGGCATGGGCCGTGTCAGGGAGAGTTAGCAATAGTGGTAGATGGTCACTACCGTAGGCGTCT
Protein-coding sequences here:
- the LOC119766451 gene encoding uncharacterized protein LOC119766451, whose product is MVNNRLVHIIETRRLLHPHQFAFRKGKTTVDHLAELEKVVRAAWNKKEYVQGIFLDVTKAYDTTWRRLVLNQLRDWNIEGLMLKFLDRMLENRSFRVFVNGQLSQSKIMETGLCQGSVLSVTLFLVAINTLVARMPPSITTLLYADDVVLLASGRNVEEVENDLQAALKAVECWQSSTGFKISAEKSATVIFRSYGTRKPPSRAALELNGTLIPTKKQHRCLGVILDQHLLFKTHCEEVKAACRQRVQLIRCVACRSWGGDRKTLIKLYRATVLEKILYAAPITAAVSDNVLKILEPTHNTGLRAICGAFRTSPVDSLQAETGIPSLRVFFEQRTAIYAARKAAISAQSRTQPAEDDSQSAGSSTESSYDSNSSGEEWNSTRHRGPLRGVETAETRGKAILEELELPLPELKIFTLPLCPPWERRRIRIDKTLLEAERAGATSTQLKELFVSRRNTEYRLCETIFTDGSKKDGRVGYAMVRGDLVVRRRISDLSSIFAAECGAITEALRWIIGQNRVGTYLVCTDSLSAITALGKRKTKCRWKDEINILHNQAECNGTEIIYMWVKSHVGIAGNEKADEEAKQSLNDRNIWDRSVEFKEFRTVIKKRTVWRWNAEWSRKVGNKLREVKNSVLPYRDVFVGSRKEDVILTRLRIGHTLLTHQYLLEKDSAPRCTRCNLALTGPHRALLKKYVRLRNHDLRAWDVCPEARLLAVGAKRNRTSRPLARWVVGSTQTHPGDDIRTGNATHRAVWYRTTVCHHPQNPCEKDLISRI